The following are encoded in a window of Tolypothrix sp. PCC 7712 genomic DNA:
- the tnpC gene encoding IS66 family transposase, translated as MNQNLPQDLDRESLNQLSKQELVEIIIEQSKVIGELQKTVLELQQEIERLKVSRDLDSKTSSKPPSGDILKKSENKKAAPQEESNHPKRKPGGQPGHQGKTRKGFGRVDRCEILRPSDCVCCGQKAFAAVAVKVEKQSVAQLVERPIEIVEYQRHTCQCEYCGNIQTASWSQDIIPGQDLGISLQAFLGWANNYAHMPYEKQQEMLWELGQIEIGLGTLVTTNERIQTAIQPSITELSNWVKQTQPNIHVDETPWSVKGVKEWLWVVANSEFCLFTAADTRSRAELEAILGAKYTGVISSDDFSVYNGYAVPEQQKCLAHLRRHFKKLIQLPGLHNQAIGEAFVDLIDEAFGNYAQWFETLDCASYNDWVNQFKSKLQQTLDDWINLAGATAGNLLRSLRDKASQWWYFLDNPEVPPDNNQAERSLRLAVTKRKVSGGSRSMERFQHTANLLTVVQTCRRQSLSVIDFFVQALIADSINSQSRPSLVPQF; from the coding sequence ATGAACCAAAACCTGCCTCAAGATTTAGACCGGGAAAGCTTGAACCAGTTATCGAAACAAGAACTGGTAGAGATAATCATTGAGCAGAGCAAGGTAATAGGTGAATTACAGAAAACAGTATTAGAACTACAGCAAGAAATAGAACGTTTAAAAGTCAGCAGAGATTTAGACAGCAAAACCTCATCTAAGCCGCCATCAGGGGACATCCTCAAAAAGAGTGAAAACAAAAAAGCAGCACCGCAAGAAGAATCAAATCATCCCAAAAGAAAGCCAGGTGGGCAACCAGGGCATCAAGGTAAGACCCGTAAGGGTTTTGGTAGAGTAGATCGTTGTGAAATCTTACGTCCAAGTGATTGTGTCTGTTGTGGTCAAAAAGCGTTTGCGGCTGTGGCAGTAAAAGTAGAAAAACAGTCTGTAGCGCAACTAGTGGAGCGTCCCATTGAAATAGTTGAGTATCAACGCCATACGTGCCAGTGTGAGTACTGTGGCAATATACAAACAGCCTCCTGGTCACAAGATATCATCCCAGGACAGGATTTAGGGATTTCTTTACAGGCATTTTTAGGATGGGCAAATAATTATGCACATATGCCCTATGAAAAACAGCAAGAAATGTTGTGGGAGTTAGGTCAAATTGAAATTGGGCTGGGAACTTTAGTCACCACAAATGAACGAATTCAAACAGCGATTCAACCAAGCATTACTGAGTTAAGTAATTGGGTAAAACAGACACAACCTAACATTCATGTGGATGAAACACCTTGGTCTGTCAAGGGAGTTAAAGAATGGTTGTGGGTAGTTGCCAATTCTGAGTTTTGCCTGTTTACTGCTGCTGACACTCGTTCCAGAGCAGAACTAGAAGCCATTTTAGGGGCTAAATATACAGGGGTAATCAGCAGCGATGATTTTAGTGTTTACAATGGCTATGCGGTGCCTGAGCAGCAGAAATGTTTGGCTCATCTACGCCGTCACTTCAAAAAACTAATTCAACTTCCAGGTCTTCACAACCAAGCTATTGGTGAAGCATTTGTGGATTTAATTGATGAAGCTTTTGGAAATTATGCCCAATGGTTTGAGACTCTTGACTGCGCCAGTTATAACGATTGGGTCAATCAATTCAAATCTAAATTGCAACAAACACTTGATGACTGGATTAACTTAGCCGGAGCTACAGCAGGAAACCTTTTACGTTCCTTGCGCGATAAAGCCTCCCAATGGTGGTATTTCCTTGACAACCCTGAAGTTCCTCCTGATAACAATCAAGCCGAGCGATCGCTGCGTTTGGCTGTGACAAAACGTAAAGTTAGTGGTGGTTCCCGTTCGATGGAGCGGTTTCAACATACTGCCAATTTGTTGACGGTGGTTCAAACCTGTCGTCGTCAAAGTCTGTCTGTTATTGATTTTTTTGTACAAGCACTAATTGCTGACTCTATTAATTCTCAGTCTCGCCCTTCTCTAGTTCCTCAATTTTAG
- a CDS encoding IS701 family transposase, with the protein MVQPRPAAPTVKFVDEYCQWYKSLFPDVRSFEAFKYLHVGCISDLKRKTLPEIAKIVGLDNQQGLHHFLTTSPWDIEKLRTLRLELILQVLKGRPIILIIDETGDKKKGSKTDYVKRQYIGNLGKTDNGIVAVTVYGVFCGMTFPLLFEVYKPRERLQAGDKYRTKPEIAAILIKKLQSMGFKFNLVLADSLYGESGKNFISVLDELNLNYIVAIRSNHYVEILPRQHIQYLKWQKFQRVFSDLSRENRFIREIIPGKRGELRYWQITTDPENLPDNTTWYVMSKYPDITPREVGNFYGLRTWVEYGLKQSKNELGWSDFRLTHYPDIERWWEIICSAYLMVSLHSEQLFQSPSQRESKFVSHPWWDNGNGWKNILNNLRLIIQPFTLFNLIYPWLTVFPIPQLALGFFKLQSIIYSLTSSIFISLIHPDFYFSSA; encoded by the coding sequence ATGGTACAGCCCCGTCCAGCCGCACCAACAGTCAAATTTGTGGACGAATATTGCCAGTGGTATAAAAGTCTGTTTCCAGATGTTAGGAGTTTCGAGGCTTTTAAATATCTCCATGTAGGCTGCATTTCTGATCTAAAACGTAAAACATTGCCAGAAATAGCAAAAATCGTAGGATTAGATAACCAGCAAGGGTTGCATCATTTTCTAACTACATCACCTTGGGATATAGAAAAGTTAAGAACCTTAAGGTTAGAGTTAATTTTACAAGTGCTAAAAGGTAGACCAATCATTTTAATTATTGATGAGACAGGGGATAAAAAGAAAGGGAGCAAGACAGATTATGTGAAACGGCAGTATATAGGAAATTTGGGAAAAACAGATAATGGAATTGTGGCAGTGACAGTATATGGTGTTTTCTGTGGGATGACATTTCCATTACTGTTTGAAGTGTATAAACCCAGGGAAAGATTACAGGCAGGAGATAAGTACCGCACTAAACCAGAAATAGCAGCAATACTGATAAAAAAGCTACAATCAATGGGTTTTAAATTCAACTTAGTACTTGCAGATAGCTTATATGGAGAGAGTGGTAAGAATTTCATATCTGTATTAGATGAACTAAACTTGAACTATATAGTAGCGATTCGGTCAAATCATTATGTAGAAATACTTCCACGACAACATATTCAATATTTAAAGTGGCAGAAGTTTCAAAGGGTATTCTCTGACTTGAGTCGGGAAAATCGATTTATTAGAGAAATTATTCCGGGAAAACGTGGAGAACTTAGATATTGGCAAATTACTACAGATCCAGAAAATTTGCCTGATAACACTACTTGGTATGTGATGAGTAAATATCCAGACATTACGCCAAGAGAAGTTGGAAATTTTTACGGTTTAAGAACTTGGGTCGAGTACGGGTTAAAACAAAGTAAGAATGAATTAGGTTGGTCAGATTTTCGCCTGACTCACTACCCAGATATTGAGCGATGGTGGGAAATTATTTGCAGTGCTTATTTAATGGTTAGTCTGCATTCGGAGCAACTGTTTCAGTCTCCATCACAACGAGAGTCAAAATTTGTTTCACATCCTTGGTGGGATAATGGAAATGGCTGGAAGAACATTCTTAACAATCTTCGTTTGATTATTCAACCTTTTACTTTATTTAATCTGATATATCCCTGGTTAACGGTTTTTCCTATTCCTCAATTAGCTTTGGGTTTTTTTAAACTTCAATCTATTATTTATAGCCTCACCAGTTCAATTTTTATATCCCTGATTCACCCTGATTTCTACTTTTCCTCTGCCTAG